The Anguilla anguilla isolate fAngAng1 chromosome 4, fAngAng1.pri, whole genome shotgun sequence genome has a window encoding:
- the LOC118226355 gene encoding uncharacterized protein LOC118226355 — translation MDFFFFKIFYLLLLKATVEAVASRITFHPQTPPLVLLRPFLTLNCSFDIEGDAYRVRVSAYRVRVNWFKKEGQSSGCGEPKFSSGLSNETASLVTRDRVTQWTGRNWSSLTLRDVTANDSGWYFCEVVVEIPNFQQKCNPGTEVIVPSSLRSSPATKTAAKHTTPRSPASLPHHVNAHWWVWVTVGVGSLMLAAIFIGGVRILCRRMRCQNKENPIYENMHPVHKNAGHPQPSPRPRTQQNPSDPPSSVHPGTPKIL, via the exons ATggacttcttcttcttcaaaatattttatctacTGCTGCTGAAAG CAACGGTGGAGGCCGTGGCCAGCAGAATTACGTTTCATCCACAGACGCCCCCGCTGGTCCTCCTCAGACCCTTCCTGACGCTCAACTGCAGCTTCGACATTGAGGGTGACGCCtaccgggttagggttagcgccTACCGGGTTAGGGTCAACTGGTTTAAGAAGGAAGGCCAGAGCTCAGGCTGTGGAGAACCCAAGTTCTCTTCCGGCCTGTCCAATGAGACAGCGAGCCTGGTGACAAGGGACCGAGTCACACAGTGGACGGGACGTAACTGGTCAAGCCTGACTTTGAGAGACGTTACAGCCAATGACAGTGGGTGGTACTTCTGTGAGGTTGTGGTGGAGATTCCTAACTTTCAGCAAAAATGCAACCCTGGAACTGAAGTTATCGTGC CATCTTCACTGAGAAGTTCCCCTGCTACTAAAACTGCAGCTAAAcaca CAACACCTCGCTCCCCCGCATCACTCCCACATCATGTGAATGCACACTGGTGGGTGTGGGTGACAGTGGGTGTTGGAAGTCTTATGCTGGCTGCAATCTTTATTGGTGGTGTAAGGATACTATGCAGGAGGATGAGATGCCAGAATAAAG AGAATCCCATCTATGAGAACATGCATCCAGTGCACAAGAACGCGGGTCATCCCCAGCCCTCCCCACGCCCACGAACGCAGCAGAACCCTTCTGATCCGCCGTCCTCAGTACACCCGGGGACACCCAAAATACTCTGA
- the fsd1 gene encoding fibronectin type III and SPRY domain-containing protein 1, giving the protein MRDATPSSSISTSLLYRLVGNQSTAAFGQTVKTPQFGDMDDQKDSLRKITNTLALKNEEIQNFICCLKQSLLNLEANSARVQEDLEAEFGSLYSALDELKEGMTTRIKQERASRTYELQNQLSACTKALESSEELLELANQTLCSSDADGFNQAAKEIKDSVTMAPAFRLSLKAKASDSMSHMMVDFAQEREVLQAIKFLPVPATPEIQVADCLVSDNTVTMVWSLPEPDSKIDHYVLEHRRTNHEGPPRAREEYPWMVVEGIRETEFTLTGLRFDTRFMTFRVKACNKAVAGEFSEPVTLETLAFVFKLDSGTSHQNLHVEDLSVEWDSSGGKVQDIRKDKNRTSSPMNSPARSAVMSPKRAPSARVGRDRFTAESYTVLGDTAIDGGQQYWEVRFDKESKAFAVGVALRTLGRFDQLGKTAASWCLHLNNWLQQSLTAKHNNKARPLDCAIPDRIGVYCSYEEGVLSFYNGRNKQLIHTFRTKFPQPVVPAFMVWNGSFSVQTGLQVPSVVQSGQRRNSDASSSNASLT; this is encoded by the exons ATGAGGGATGCTACGCCGTCCAGCAGCATCAGTACCAGCTTGCTTTACCGTTTGGTGGGGAATCAAAGCACCGCGGCATTCGGCCAGACAGTAAAGACTCCTCAGTTCGGTGACATGGATGATCAGAAG GATTCACTGAGGAAGATCACCAACACGCTGGCTCTGAAGAATGAAGAGATCCAAAATTTCATATGCTGCCTGAAGCAGAGCCTGCTGAACCTGGAG GCCAACTCCGCCCGTGTCCAGGAGGACCTGGAGGCAGAATTCGGCTCCCTGTACTCCGCCCTGGACGAGCTGAAGGAGGGCATGACCACCCGCATCAAGCAGGAGAGAGCCAGCCGCACGTACGAACTGCAG AACCAACTGAGCGCGTGCACCAAAGCACTGGAAAGCTccgaggagctgctggagctggccAATCAGACGCTTTGCTCCTCCGACGCAGATGGCTTTAACCAG GCGGCCAAAGAGATAAAGGATAG tgtgacgATGGCTCCGGCGTTCCGTCTGTCCCTCAAAGCCAAGGCCAGCGACAGCATGAGTCACATGATGGTGGATTTTGCTCAGGAGAGGGAAGTGCTTCAGGCCATCAAGTTCCTCCCAG tGCCCGCCACCCCGGAGATCCAGGTGGCGGATTGCCTGGTGTCGGACAACACCGTGACCATGGTGTGGTCGCTGCCGGAGCCCGACTCGAAGATCGACCACTACGTCCTGGAGCATCGGAGGACCAATCACGAGGGCCCGCCGCGCGCCAGAGAGGAGTACCCCTGGATGGTGGTGGAGGGCATCCGTGAGACGGAGTTCACCCTTACAG GTCTTCGCTTCGACACGCGCTTCATGACCTTCCGCGTGAAGGCGTGCAACAAGGCCGTGGCAGGGGAGTTCTCGGAACCCGTAACCCTGGAAACGCTCG ccttcgTGTTCAAACTGGACTCGGGCACGTCCCACCAGAACCTGCACGTGGAGGACCTGAGCGTGGAGTGGGACAGCAGTGGCGGGAAGGTCCAGGACATCCGCAAGGACAAGAACCGGACCAGCTCGCCCATGAACTCCCCCGCAAG GAGCGCCGTGATGTCACCGAAGAGGGCGCCGTCCGCCCGGGTGGGGCGCGACCGGTTCACCGCGGAGTCCTACACCGtgctgg GAGACACGGCGATCGACGGGGGCCAGCAGTACTGGGAGGTGCGGTTCGATAAGGAGAGCAAGGCCTTCGCCGTGGGCGTGGCCCTCCGGACGCTCGGGCGCTTCGACCAGCTGGGCAAGACCGCCGCCTCCTGGTGCCTGCACCTCAACAACtggctgcagcagagcctgacCGCCAAGCACAACAACAAGGCCCGCCCCCTGGACTGCGCCATCCCCGACCGCATCGGCGTCTACTGCAGCTACGAGGAGG GCGTACTGTCCTTTTACAACGGCCGGAACAAGCAGCTCATCCACACCTTCAGGACAAAGTTCCCCCAGCCTGTGGTGCCTGCCTtcatg